The Acidimicrobiales bacterium genome includes a window with the following:
- a CDS encoding fumarate reductase/succinate dehydrogenase flavoprotein subunit has product MPDHENHDYDVVVVGAGGAGLRAAIEARELGQRTALVCKSLLGKAHTVMAEGGAAAAMGNVWPEDNWKVHFRDTMRGGKMLNNWRMAQLHAQEAPDRIYELERWGALFDRTGDGRILQRDFGGHRYARLAHVGDRTGLELIRTLQQRAVTLGIDVFMECKILRLLKDGDGTVSAAVGYWRPTGEIVSFTAKAFVLATGSIGKSWLYTSNSWESTGDGHAMAAWAGADMIDMEFVQFHPTGMVWPLSVRGILVTEGVRGDGGVLRNTDGRRFMFDYIPDMFAAETADTEDEADRWYDDHTNNRRPPELLPRDEVARSINSEVKAGRGGPHGGVFLDIATRRSAEDIRRRLPSMYHQFKELAGVDITAQPMEVGPTCHYMMGGVRVDADTEHSTVPGLFAAGEVAGGMHGANRLGGNSLSDLLVFGRRAGMAAAEFAQGRTGSPTVDAAEASAVVAEAEAPLGREGGESPYDVHQSLQKTMQDLVGIIRTEPELRQALDALDVLEERAGKLSVSGGRAYNPGWNLATDLPSMLTVSRLVTSGALERRESRGGHTREDFPAPDGELGRVNLVQRIDADARYTLTPEPLADMPAELKQLFEEEPH; this is encoded by the coding sequence ATGCCCGATCACGAGAACCACGACTACGACGTCGTCGTCGTCGGCGCCGGCGGTGCGGGCCTCCGGGCCGCCATCGAGGCGCGCGAGCTCGGCCAGCGCACGGCCCTGGTGTGCAAGTCGCTGCTCGGCAAGGCCCACACGGTCATGGCCGAAGGCGGCGCGGCGGCGGCCATGGGCAACGTCTGGCCCGAGGACAACTGGAAGGTCCACTTCCGCGACACCATGCGCGGCGGCAAGATGCTCAACAACTGGCGCATGGCGCAGCTCCACGCCCAGGAGGCGCCGGACCGGATCTACGAGCTCGAGCGCTGGGGGGCGCTGTTCGACCGCACCGGAGACGGTCGCATCCTGCAGCGGGACTTCGGTGGCCACCGCTACGCGCGCCTCGCCCACGTCGGGGACCGCACCGGCCTGGAGCTGATCAGAACACTGCAGCAGCGCGCCGTGACGCTCGGCATCGACGTGTTCATGGAGTGCAAGATCCTGCGCCTCCTGAAGGACGGCGACGGCACGGTGAGTGCGGCCGTCGGGTACTGGCGACCCACCGGCGAGATCGTCTCGTTCACCGCCAAGGCGTTCGTGCTGGCCACCGGGAGCATCGGCAAGTCGTGGCTCTACACCTCGAATTCCTGGGAGTCCACCGGCGACGGGCACGCCATGGCGGCGTGGGCGGGCGCCGACATGATCGACATGGAGTTCGTGCAGTTCCACCCCACCGGCATGGTCTGGCCGCTGTCAGTGCGGGGCATCCTCGTCACCGAGGGCGTGCGCGGCGACGGCGGCGTGCTGCGCAACACCGACGGCCGGCGCTTCATGTTCGACTACATCCCCGACATGTTCGCCGCCGAGACGGCCGACACCGAGGACGAGGCCGACCGCTGGTACGACGACCACACCAACAACCGCCGCCCGCCGGAGCTGCTGCCGCGTGACGAGGTCGCCCGGTCGATCAACTCCGAGGTGAAGGCGGGCCGGGGCGGCCCCCACGGCGGCGTGTTCCTGGACATCGCCACCCGCCGCAGCGCCGAGGACATCCGCCGGCGCCTCCCCTCGATGTATCACCAGTTCAAGGAGCTCGCCGGCGTCGACATCACCGCCCAGCCCATGGAAGTGGGCCCGACGTGCCACTACATGATGGGGGGCGTGCGCGTCGACGCCGACACCGAGCACTCCACGGTCCCAGGGCTCTTCGCCGCCGGCGAGGTGGCGGGCGGCATGCACGGCGCCAACCGCCTCGGGGGCAACTCGCTGTCGGACCTCCTCGTGTTCGGCCGGCGGGCGGGCATGGCCGCCGCCGAGTTCGCCCAGGGCCGCACGGGCTCGCCGACGGTGGACGCCGCCGAGGCGTCGGCGGTGGTCGCCGAGGCCGAGGCCCCCCTCGGGCGCGAAGGCGGGGAGAGCCCGTACGACGTCCACCAGTCGCTGCAAAAGACCATGCAGGACCTGGTGGGCATCATCCGGACCGAGCCCGAGCTCCGCCAGGCGCTCGACGCTCTCGACGTGCTGGAGGAGCGGGCCGGGAAGCTGTCGGTGTCGGGCGGCCGCGCCTACAACCCGGGGTGGAACCTCGCCACCGACCTGCCCTCCATGCTGACGGTGTCACGGCTCGTCACCTCGGGCGCGCTCGAGCGGCGCGAGAGCCGCGGCGGCCACACCCGCGAGGACTTCCCGGCCCCGGACGGCGAGCTCGGGCGGGTCAACCTGGTGCAGCGCATCGACGCCGACGCCCGGTACACGCTCACGCCCGAGCCGCTCGCCGACATGCCCGCCGAGCTGAAGCAGCTGTTCGAGGAGGAGCCCCACTGA